A single window of Archangium gephyra DNA harbors:
- a CDS encoding sigma-54-dependent Fis family transcriptional regulator produces MAPRLELNLSELLTFDPNGGLIHFAGQRVLLLDPVALGLLRKELIGTVGMTAARGILTRLGFAHGWRTAETMKNAFPWEDESQWRRAGGRLHTLQGQVVLEPVEHRAEDGPEPFAEALWHDSYEAEQHLLHLGKAEEPVCWALTGFASGYMSYCNGKPVYCIETRCVGKGDAVCQIMGKPEEEWSPECKEALRFYETQCMEGALAQVTDALKQAERKLRAKRQSLARVSGVPEDPADMVARTEAMKQVLSLARRAAKVDSTVLITGESGVGKERVARLIHEESGRAHKAFVAVNCAAVTESLLESELFGHARGAFTGATHDRPGLFEAAHGGTLFLDEVGEVPASMQAKLLRALQEREVRRVGENQSRKVDVRVLAATNRNLAAEVVAGRFRQDLYYRLRVIELKVPSLRERRDDILPLARMLLAEATERLGRRVSGLSPEAADQLLRYGWPGNVRELGNAIERAVALSEGNRVERDDLPEEVRAAPPSLVPGESPQTLEAMEREYILAVLARNGGNRARTAEQLDIGVATLYRKLKQYGEPEAPN; encoded by the coding sequence ATGGCGCCGAGGCTGGAGCTGAACCTGAGTGAGCTGCTGACGTTCGATCCGAACGGAGGGCTCATCCACTTCGCGGGCCAGCGGGTGCTGCTGTTGGATCCGGTGGCGCTGGGGCTGCTGCGCAAGGAGCTCATCGGGACGGTGGGGATGACGGCGGCGAGGGGCATCCTCACGCGGCTGGGCTTCGCGCACGGGTGGCGGACGGCGGAGACGATGAAGAACGCCTTCCCGTGGGAGGACGAGTCGCAGTGGCGCCGTGCGGGAGGGCGGCTGCACACGCTGCAGGGCCAGGTGGTGCTGGAGCCGGTGGAGCACCGCGCGGAGGACGGCCCGGAGCCCTTCGCGGAGGCGCTGTGGCACGACTCGTACGAGGCGGAGCAGCACCTGCTGCACCTGGGCAAGGCGGAGGAGCCGGTGTGCTGGGCGCTGACGGGCTTCGCCAGCGGCTACATGAGCTACTGCAACGGCAAGCCGGTGTACTGCATCGAGACGCGCTGCGTGGGCAAGGGGGACGCGGTCTGCCAGATCATGGGCAAGCCGGAGGAGGAGTGGAGCCCCGAGTGCAAAGAGGCGCTGCGCTTCTACGAGACGCAGTGCATGGAGGGGGCGCTGGCGCAGGTGACGGACGCGCTGAAGCAGGCCGAGCGCAAGCTGAGGGCGAAGCGGCAGTCGCTCGCGCGGGTGTCGGGCGTGCCGGAGGATCCGGCGGACATGGTGGCGCGCACCGAGGCGATGAAGCAGGTGCTGAGCCTGGCGCGGCGGGCGGCGAAGGTGGACTCGACGGTGCTGATTACCGGTGAGAGCGGCGTGGGCAAGGAGCGGGTGGCGCGGCTCATCCACGAGGAGTCGGGGCGGGCGCACAAGGCCTTCGTGGCGGTGAACTGCGCGGCGGTGACGGAGAGCCTGCTGGAGAGCGAGCTGTTCGGGCATGCGCGAGGGGCCTTCACGGGGGCCACGCACGACAGGCCGGGGCTCTTCGAGGCGGCGCACGGGGGCACGCTCTTCCTGGACGAGGTGGGCGAGGTGCCCGCGTCGATGCAGGCCAAGCTGTTGCGCGCGCTGCAGGAGCGGGAGGTGCGGCGCGTGGGGGAGAACCAGAGCCGCAAGGTGGACGTCCGGGTGCTGGCGGCCACCAACCGCAACCTGGCGGCGGAGGTGGTGGCGGGACGCTTCCGGCAGGACCTCTACTACCGCCTGCGAGTGATTGAGTTGAAGGTGCCGTCGCTGAGGGAGCGGCGGGACGACATCCTGCCGCTGGCGCGCATGCTGTTGGCGGAGGCGACGGAGCGGCTGGGGCGGAGGGTGTCGGGGCTGTCACCGGAGGCGGCGGACCAGCTGCTGCGCTACGGATGGCCGGGCAACGTGCGCGAGCTGGGCAACGCCATCGAGCGAGCGGTGGCGCTGAGCGAGGGCAACCGGGTGGAGCGGGACGATCTGCCCGAGGAGGTGCGCGCGGCGCCGCCGAGCCTGGTGCCCGGAGAGTCGCCACAGACGCTGGAGGCGATGGAGCGCGAGTACATCCTCGCGGTGCTGGCGCGCAACGGAGGAAACCGGGCGCGCACGGCGGAGCAGCTCGACATCGGGGTGGCGACGCTCTACCGCAAGCTCAAGCAATACGGCGAGCCCGAAGCCCCCAACTGA
- a CDS encoding DUF1751 domain-containing protein — MRPMRSYGGGGGGGFGFPSVESTAAKLAIGLVVGSVLSLAVRSLGALLVLTPGAVFPGLMLWQPFTYGFVEFSPLGIIFGAYALYSIGGGLEMSWGSKRLLWVVLGGTVLAGLLTTALSLFFPLLRSAQYPGGWVMGTIAWVAYGLSIGRGQTNFWGMPITGNVFAGIGAGFVLLNALAGSWISQVPELFGLCITFIAVRGGSPRSILLRLQHWRLQRQLRGRSRHLRVISEERPDDRYLN, encoded by the coding sequence ATGCGACCGATGCGGAGCTATGGCGGCGGCGGAGGCGGGGGGTTCGGCTTCCCCAGCGTGGAATCCACGGCGGCCAAGCTGGCGATCGGGCTCGTGGTGGGCTCGGTGTTGTCCCTGGCGGTCCGCTCCCTGGGCGCGCTGCTGGTGCTCACCCCCGGGGCCGTGTTCCCCGGGTTGATGCTCTGGCAGCCCTTCACCTACGGCTTCGTCGAGTTCAGCCCCCTGGGCATCATCTTCGGGGCCTACGCCCTCTACTCCATTGGCGGCGGCCTGGAGATGAGCTGGGGCTCCAAGCGCCTGCTGTGGGTGGTGCTGGGCGGGACGGTGCTCGCGGGCCTGCTCACCACCGCGCTCTCCCTCTTCTTCCCCCTGCTGCGCAGCGCTCAGTACCCCGGGGGGTGGGTGATGGGCACCATCGCCTGGGTGGCCTACGGCCTGTCCATCGGACGCGGGCAGACGAACTTCTGGGGCATGCCCATCACCGGCAATGTCTTCGCCGGTATCGGCGCCGGCTTCGTCCTGCTCAACGCGCTCGCCGGCAGCTGGATCAGCCAGGTTCCCGAGCTCTTCGGGCTCTGCATCACCTTCATCGCCGTGCGCGGCGGCAGCCCTCGCAGCATCCTGCTCCGCCTCCAGCACTGGCGGCTCCAGCGGCAGCTGCGCGGCCGCTCCCGGCACCTGCGCGTCATCTCCGAGGAGCGCCCGGACGACCGGTATCTGAACTGA
- a CDS encoding acetyl-CoA C-acetyltransferase — translation MKSVSKSEEIYFLSGKRTAFGTYGGSLKELSATDLAVESARAALEQAKVSPESIQHVIYGNVVQTSADAIYLPRHVGLRTGVPVPVPALGVNRLCGSGFQAFVTAAEMMLTEQADCVLAGGTESMSQAPHVIRGARWGLPLGKGGMEDMLWTSLTDSYTGQPMAMTAEQLAVDYGLSQDAVDEYAVLTQKRFAAAQESGRLAQELCPVTLKSKKGETQFARDEHNRPDTTVEGLKKLPKVFKKDGVVHAGAASGISDGAGSMVMATRSYVEKHGLKPLARLVNWGISGCDPKVMGIGPAPAIRRLLERAQCKLTDVELFEVNEAFAPQYLAVEKELGLPREQTNVNGGAIAVGHPLGASGARITMTLAYELKRRGARYGIGSACIGGGQGIALLIEAL, via the coding sequence ATGAAGAGCGTGTCCAAGAGCGAAGAAATCTACTTCCTGTCCGGTAAGCGTACGGCCTTCGGTACGTACGGCGGCTCGCTGAAGGAGCTGAGCGCCACCGACCTGGCCGTGGAATCGGCCCGGGCGGCGCTCGAGCAGGCGAAGGTCTCGCCCGAGTCCATCCAGCACGTCATCTACGGCAACGTGGTGCAGACGAGCGCGGACGCCATCTACCTGCCCCGGCACGTGGGCCTGCGCACCGGGGTGCCGGTGCCGGTGCCGGCGCTGGGCGTCAACCGGCTGTGTGGCTCGGGCTTCCAGGCCTTCGTCACGGCCGCGGAGATGATGCTCACCGAGCAGGCCGACTGCGTGCTGGCCGGTGGCACCGAGTCCATGAGCCAGGCGCCCCACGTCATCCGCGGCGCCCGCTGGGGCCTGCCGCTGGGCAAGGGCGGCATGGAGGACATGCTGTGGACGTCCCTCACGGACAGCTACACCGGGCAGCCCATGGCGATGACGGCCGAGCAGCTCGCGGTGGACTACGGCCTGTCCCAGGACGCGGTGGACGAGTACGCCGTGCTCACGCAGAAGCGCTTCGCCGCCGCCCAGGAGTCGGGCCGCCTGGCGCAGGAGCTCTGCCCCGTCACGCTCAAGAGCAAGAAAGGCGAGACGCAGTTCGCCCGCGACGAGCACAACCGGCCGGACACCACGGTGGAGGGGCTCAAGAAGCTGCCCAAGGTCTTCAAGAAGGACGGCGTGGTGCACGCGGGCGCGGCCAGCGGCATCAGTGACGGCGCGGGCTCCATGGTGATGGCCACCCGGAGCTACGTGGAGAAGCACGGCCTCAAGCCCCTGGCCCGGCTGGTGAACTGGGGCATCTCCGGGTGCGACCCGAAGGTGATGGGCATCGGCCCGGCCCCGGCCATCCGCCGGCTGCTCGAGCGCGCCCAGTGCAAGCTGACGGACGTGGAGCTCTTCGAGGTGAACGAGGCCTTCGCCCCGCAGTACCTCGCGGTGGAGAAGGAGCTGGGCCTGCCGCGCGAGCAGACGAACGTGAATGGCGGCGCCATCGCCGTGGGCCACCCGCTGGGGGCCTCGGGCGCGCGCATCACCATGACGCTCGCCTACGAGCTCAAGCGCCGGGGCGCCCGCTACGGCATCGGCTCGGCCTGCATCGGCGGCGGCCAGGGCATCGCGCTGCTCATCGAGGCTCTCTGA
- a CDS encoding S1 family peptidase yields the protein MRARRLSRVAGVLAVVALAGCGSSKKPEDGTSQDFRTLQDATVTLFPGHCAGVVVEDGRHALTAAHCIDVAPGERQPVVLRNGRMLSGVVKVVDPMRDLAVIRFDEAAPVRPLHVAAALPIPGEGLLFFGRTDRPNEPQEVELKRLGRCPSLPGVPQALFTSLAGEKGDSGAPVVDRQLQVVGLVHGGAACSIATPTADMAPVLHTLVAELARPGAEQGVGGSGGAGQ from the coding sequence ATGCGAGCGAGGAGACTCTCGAGGGTGGCCGGAGTGCTGGCCGTGGTGGCGCTGGCGGGGTGCGGCTCGTCGAAGAAGCCGGAGGACGGCACGAGCCAGGACTTCCGCACCCTGCAGGACGCCACGGTGACGCTCTTCCCCGGGCACTGCGCGGGCGTGGTGGTCGAGGACGGGCGCCATGCCCTCACCGCCGCGCACTGCATCGACGTGGCGCCGGGCGAGCGCCAGCCGGTGGTGCTGCGCAACGGGCGGATGCTCAGCGGCGTCGTGAAGGTGGTGGACCCCATGCGGGACCTGGCCGTCATCCGCTTCGACGAGGCGGCCCCGGTGCGCCCGCTGCACGTGGCGGCCGCCCTGCCCATTCCCGGAGAAGGGCTGCTCTTCTTCGGCCGCACCGATCGGCCCAACGAGCCGCAGGAGGTGGAGCTGAAGCGGCTCGGCCGCTGCCCCTCGCTGCCGGGCGTACCGCAGGCGCTCTTCACCAGCCTGGCGGGAGAGAAGGGAGACTCCGGCGCGCCGGTGGTGGACCGCCAGCTCCAGGTGGTGGGCCTGGTGCATGGAGGCGCGGCGTGCAGCATCGCGACGCCCACCGCCGACATGGCGCCCGTGCTGCACACACTCGTCGCGGAGCTGGCCCGGCCCGGTGCCGAGCAGGGTGTCGGCGGCAGTGGCGGCGCGGGCCAGTAG
- a CDS encoding CPBP family intramembrane glutamic endopeptidase, with protein sequence MRATPSVEVSQVHPFARRLPWLVAGFVLLDVYLNLPNVVQVPPVAWLGLYAAFFPLAHGVGRLSGAGGLGELGLAPHRGWGRNLLLGFVFCAAFWALKYALLWALGAFRVEGVRPAGDLAVLGAQALLAMFLSSATDDVLLRGYLFRHLSGHLSAGVLVALTTSLYVVNHAWSMHLTPGDAVFLGLLGLMFSLALVRTGSLWLSIGLHWGGNVAYRLHDGFDAQGGVLRRVELARAPWHEGVGLAVTALALAALFLLFRFTVRSEREGPLSPRG encoded by the coding sequence ATGCGCGCCACCCCCTCCGTGGAAGTCTCCCAGGTCCACCCGTTCGCGCGGCGTCTGCCGTGGCTGGTGGCGGGCTTCGTCCTGTTGGATGTGTACCTGAACCTCCCCAACGTCGTGCAGGTGCCGCCCGTGGCGTGGCTGGGGCTCTACGCCGCCTTCTTCCCGCTGGCCCATGGGGTGGGGCGGTTGAGCGGGGCAGGGGGGTTGGGGGAGCTGGGGCTCGCGCCGCACCGGGGCTGGGGGCGCAACCTGCTGCTGGGCTTCGTCTTCTGCGCGGCCTTCTGGGCGCTCAAGTACGCGCTGCTCTGGGCCCTGGGCGCCTTCCGTGTCGAGGGCGTGCGTCCCGCCGGGGACCTCGCCGTGCTGGGAGCGCAGGCGCTGCTGGCGATGTTCCTCTCGTCCGCCACGGATGACGTGCTGCTGCGCGGGTACCTCTTCCGTCACCTCTCGGGCCACCTGTCCGCGGGCGTGCTCGTCGCGCTCACCACGAGCCTCTATGTCGTCAACCACGCCTGGTCCATGCACCTGACGCCGGGGGACGCCGTCTTCCTGGGGCTGCTCGGGCTGATGTTCTCGCTCGCGCTGGTGCGGACGGGCTCGCTCTGGCTGAGCATTGGCCTGCACTGGGGCGGCAACGTGGCCTACCGCCTCCACGATGGCTTCGACGCCCAGGGCGGGGTGCTGCGGCGGGTGGAGCTCGCCAGGGCCCCGTGGCACGAGGGCGTGGGGCTCGCGGTGACGGCGCTGGCGCTCGCCGCGCTGTTCCTCCTCTTCCGCTTCACCGTGCGGTCCGAGCGCGAGGGTCCGCTCTCCCCGCGCGGCTGA
- a CDS encoding thioredoxin family protein, whose translation MPVVSLDSRSFGPTLGRPGILLIEWWAKWCSPCRIFGPVFEGMAERYPDITFARVEVNGQPDLVEVMGVQVLPTLMVFRDGFLLLNHVGVLPEPMVEDVIRQARALDMAEVRRKLAEYRASSARVRVGLHGV comes from the coding sequence ATGCCGGTGGTGTCGCTGGACAGCAGGAGCTTCGGACCGACGCTGGGGCGGCCCGGCATCCTGCTCATCGAATGGTGGGCGAAGTGGTGCTCGCCCTGCCGCATCTTCGGCCCTGTTTTCGAGGGGATGGCCGAGCGCTACCCGGACATCACCTTCGCCCGGGTGGAGGTGAACGGGCAGCCGGACCTGGTGGAGGTGATGGGCGTGCAGGTGTTGCCCACGCTGATGGTGTTCCGGGATGGCTTCCTGCTGCTCAACCACGTGGGGGTGCTGCCGGAGCCGATGGTGGAGGACGTCATCCGGCAGGCGCGCGCGCTGGACATGGCCGAGGTGCGGCGGAAGCTGGCGGAATACCGGGCCAGTAGCGCGCGGGTTCGTGTCGGTCTGCACGGGGTGTGA
- a CDS encoding response regulator: protein MKPRVLIVDDSWSMRQTLRLLLAPDFDCALAENGLSALEQARQSPPDLIVSDVNMDGMDGYELCRQVRAEPALQAVPFLFISGHPPRPGMPEAGDAYLIKPVQPAVLIARLHEMLQPRPLAAVARS from the coding sequence GTGAAGCCCAGAGTCCTGATCGTGGATGACTCGTGGTCCATGCGCCAGACGCTGCGGCTGTTGCTGGCCCCCGACTTCGACTGCGCGCTCGCCGAGAATGGCCTGTCCGCGCTGGAGCAGGCGCGCCAGAGCCCGCCCGACCTCATCGTGTCGGACGTGAACATGGACGGCATGGACGGGTACGAGCTGTGCCGCCAGGTGCGCGCCGAGCCCGCGCTCCAGGCGGTGCCCTTCCTCTTCATCAGCGGCCACCCCCCCCGCCCGGGCATGCCCGAGGCCGGCGACGCCTACCTCATCAAGCCCGTCCAGCCCGCCGTCCTCATCGCGCGGCTGCACGAGATGCTCCAGCCGCGTCCGCTCGCCGCCGTGGCCCGGAGCTGA
- a CDS encoding methyltransferase: MSALTVSRILFVCLLINEAVVMGRTPPEERKRIIMPRAMPLPALLLLAPFFFSLELPGGWGWLAAFVQALGLGMELAGELQLLRARSYSVSANLPAQPQTTGLYRRLENPIYVGILLQVLAWSAWMPVAFVSVVLLLESFRRMVREERKYLAQLEVSHRGADSFLWD; this comes from the coding sequence ATGAGTGCTCTCACCGTCAGCCGCATCCTCTTCGTGTGCCTGTTGATCAACGAAGCCGTCGTCATGGGGCGCACGCCGCCGGAGGAGCGCAAGCGCATCATCATGCCGAGGGCGATGCCGCTGCCGGCCCTGCTGTTGCTCGCCCCGTTCTTCTTCTCGCTGGAGCTGCCCGGGGGGTGGGGCTGGTTGGCGGCCTTCGTGCAGGCCCTGGGGTTGGGGATGGAGCTCGCCGGGGAGCTCCAGCTGCTGCGCGCCCGGTCGTACTCGGTGTCGGCCAACCTGCCGGCGCAGCCGCAGACCACCGGGCTCTACCGCCGGCTGGAGAATCCCATCTACGTGGGCATCCTGCTGCAGGTGCTCGCCTGGTCGGCGTGGATGCCGGTGGCCTTTGTCTCGGTCGTGCTGTTGCTCGAGTCCTTCCGGCGGATGGTGCGGGAGGAGCGCAAGTACCTGGCGCAGCTGGAGGTGTCCCACCGGGGCGCGGACAGCTTCTTGTGGGACTGA
- a CDS encoding aldo/keto reductase, which yields MAEQRPLPRFQARRQLGRTGFQATAVGIGDLADRSVPLAQCVATLHRAMEAGLNVLDTAPGYEDGYSEQIVGEALRGRREGMFVIDKVDFLDQPVAPQVEESLRRLQLEAVDLFVFHNLSKLDTWERLAAPGGGLEELERCVRQGKARFRGISSHHPDVLRAALESGRCDVVMFPVGPYVHPRYVEELLPLAKAKGVGTVTFKTFGAGKLLGDTEGYGRPLQARPRGKVSSGGADTGAPSLPHLGVEECVRYTLTLDPDVALMGMSFPNEQDAALHAAAAFQPLTSEQMADVRQRAARAIEGKGAVWWNPTT from the coding sequence ATGGCAGAGCAACGACCGCTTCCCCGCTTCCAGGCTCGACGGCAGCTCGGGCGCACCGGTTTCCAGGCCACCGCGGTGGGCATCGGGGACCTGGCGGACCGCTCCGTGCCCCTGGCGCAGTGCGTGGCCACGCTGCACCGCGCCATGGAGGCCGGGCTCAACGTCCTCGACACCGCTCCCGGCTACGAGGACGGCTACAGCGAGCAGATCGTCGGCGAGGCCCTGCGCGGCCGGCGCGAGGGCATGTTCGTCATCGACAAGGTGGACTTCCTGGACCAGCCGGTGGCTCCGCAGGTGGAGGAGAGCCTGCGCCGGCTCCAGCTGGAGGCGGTGGACCTCTTCGTCTTCCACAACCTCTCGAAGCTGGACACGTGGGAGCGGCTGGCCGCGCCCGGTGGGGGCCTGGAGGAGCTGGAGCGGTGCGTGCGCCAGGGCAAGGCGCGCTTCCGGGGCATCTCCAGCCACCACCCGGACGTGCTGCGCGCCGCGCTCGAGTCCGGCCGCTGTGACGTGGTGATGTTCCCCGTGGGGCCCTATGTCCACCCGCGCTACGTGGAGGAGCTCCTCCCCCTGGCGAAGGCGAAGGGCGTGGGCACGGTGACCTTCAAGACCTTCGGGGCGGGCAAGCTGCTCGGGGACACCGAGGGCTACGGGCGGCCGCTCCAGGCCCGTCCGCGCGGCAAGGTGAGCTCCGGTGGGGCCGACACGGGGGCTCCCTCGCTGCCCCACCTCGGGGTGGAGGAGTGTGTGCGCTACACGCTCACGTTGGACCCGGACGTGGCCCTGATGGGGATGAGCTTCCCCAACGAGCAGGACGCCGCGCTCCACGCCGCCGCGGCCTTCCAGCCCCTCACCTCCGAGCAGATGGCGGACGTGCGCCAGCGCGCGGCCCGGGCCATCGAGGGCAAGGGCGCCGTGTGGTGGAATCCCACGACATGA
- the pruA gene encoding L-glutamate gamma-semialdehyde dehydrogenase, translating into MINANVRVPPPQNEPVLSHAPGSPERAELQATLKRMASEQIEIPIVIGGKRIKSSKTDTVRMPHKHSHVLATLHEADASHVEQAIQNALSVKDEWARMPFVERAAIFLRAAELLATKYRPILNAATMLGQSKTAHQAEIDATCEAVDFLRYNVAFAQQLLSDQPVSPAQTWNMMDYRPLDGFVFAVAPFNFTSIALNLSVAPAIMGNVVLFKPSNTAAYSNWYNLELLREAGLPDGVINMLPGDGPTVGNPVLASPHLGGIHFTGSTPTFQGMWRTVGENIGRYKQYPRLVGETGGKDFIFVHTSAADDLDAVATAIVRGGYEYQGQKCSAASRIYVPESMWPRLKTRLQEMIAELRMGDVTDFRNFMGAVIDEKSFKRTSSYIELAKNSGSEATILAGGEADRSEGWFIKPTLVQLTNPRHRIMQEEIFAPVVGLYVYPDAKFEETLRECDSCATYALTGAVFARDRKAISTMMRELRHAAGNFYINDKPTGAVVGQQPFGGSRASGTNDKAGSMLNLVRWTSPRTIKENLVPPTRVPYPYMGQ; encoded by the coding sequence GTGATCAACGCCAACGTCCGCGTTCCCCCGCCGCAGAACGAGCCCGTGCTCTCCCACGCGCCCGGCAGCCCCGAGCGTGCCGAGTTGCAGGCCACGCTCAAGCGCATGGCCTCCGAGCAGATCGAGATTCCGATCGTCATCGGCGGCAAGCGCATCAAGTCCAGCAAGACGGACACGGTGCGGATGCCGCACAAGCACTCGCACGTGCTGGCCACGCTGCACGAGGCGGACGCCAGCCACGTGGAGCAGGCCATCCAGAACGCGCTGTCGGTGAAGGACGAGTGGGCGCGGATGCCCTTCGTGGAGCGGGCGGCCATCTTCCTGCGGGCCGCGGAGCTGCTGGCCACGAAGTACCGCCCCATCCTCAACGCCGCCACCATGCTGGGCCAGTCCAAGACGGCGCACCAGGCGGAGATCGACGCCACGTGCGAGGCGGTGGACTTCCTGCGCTACAACGTGGCCTTCGCGCAGCAGCTGCTGAGCGACCAGCCGGTGAGCCCGGCGCAGACGTGGAACATGATGGACTACCGTCCGCTGGACGGGTTCGTGTTCGCGGTGGCGCCGTTCAACTTCACGTCCATCGCGCTCAACCTGAGCGTGGCGCCGGCCATCATGGGCAACGTGGTGCTCTTCAAGCCCTCGAACACGGCGGCCTACAGCAACTGGTACAACCTGGAGTTGCTGCGCGAGGCGGGCCTGCCCGACGGCGTCATCAACATGCTGCCGGGTGACGGCCCCACGGTGGGCAACCCGGTCCTGGCCAGCCCGCACCTGGGCGGCATCCACTTCACCGGCTCCACGCCCACCTTCCAGGGCATGTGGCGCACGGTGGGCGAGAACATCGGCCGCTACAAGCAGTACCCGCGGCTGGTGGGCGAGACGGGGGGCAAGGACTTCATCTTCGTGCACACCTCGGCGGCGGATGACCTGGACGCGGTGGCCACGGCCATCGTCCGCGGCGGCTACGAGTACCAGGGCCAGAAGTGCTCGGCGGCCTCGCGCATCTACGTGCCGGAGTCCATGTGGCCCAGGCTCAAGACGCGGCTGCAGGAGATGATCGCCGAGCTGCGCATGGGCGACGTCACCGACTTCCGCAACTTCATGGGCGCGGTCATCGACGAGAAGTCCTTCAAGCGGACGTCCTCGTACATCGAGCTGGCGAAGAACAGCGGCTCGGAGGCGACCATCCTGGCCGGTGGCGAGGCGGACCGCAGCGAGGGCTGGTTCATCAAGCCCACGCTGGTGCAGCTGACCAACCCGCGTCACCGCATCATGCAGGAGGAGATCTTCGCGCCGGTGGTGGGCCTGTACGTGTACCCGGACGCGAAGTTCGAGGAGACGCTGCGCGAGTGCGACTCGTGCGCCACGTACGCGCTGACGGGCGCGGTGTTCGCGAGGGATCGCAAGGCCATCAGCACGATGATGCGCGAGCTGCGGCACGCGGCGGGCAACTTCTACATCAACGACAAGCCGACGGGCGCCGTGGTGGGCCAGCAGCCCTTCGGTGGCTCGCGCGCCTCGGGCACCAACGACAAGGCGGGCTCCATGCTGAACCTGGTGCGCTGGACGTCGCCGCGCACCATCAAGGAGAACCTCGTCCCGCCTACCCGCGTCCCCTATCCGTACATGGGGCAGTAG